Within the Stenotrophomonas maltophilia genome, the region CGGTGCGCGGCCGGGTGACCTGTATGTGTCTTCGCGCACCGGCGAGGTGGTGCTGGATGCACCGCATGTGCAGCAGCGCTGGAACTATGTGGGCGCTTGGCTGCACTGGCTGTACTTCCTGCGCATGCAGTCGGTGGACCCGGTGTGGACGTGGGTGGTGATCGTGCTGTCAGCACTGTGCACGGTGGCGGCGGTGAGCGGCATCGTGGTGGGGGTGTGGCGCTGGCGCTTCGCTGGCCACTATCGTTCCGGTGCGAAGACGCCGTACGTCGAGCCGTGGATGCGCTGGCATCATCTGATCGGTCTGGCGGCTGCGGCGTTCGTGTTCACCTGGATCTTCAGCGGGCTGATGTCGATGAATCCGCTGGGCGTATTCAGCAGTACGCGCGCGGCGATCAACACGGCGCAGTATCGCGGCGATGCGGTGGCAGTGAACGGCGCACTGGGCGAACCAGCAGCGCTGCTGGCTGCGGCCCATGATGGGCTGTTCATGCCGGTGGAGATCCAGTGGCGGCGCATCGGCGGTGAGCTGTTCGCGCTGTTGCTGGACGGGCAGGGCGATACGCGCATCGTATCCGCAGACGAAGGGCATCTCCGGATGATGCAGCTGCTGCCGGTGGCATGGCTGCAGCAGAAGGCGCAGGCGATGTCTGCCGCACCGATGCATCGGTTCGCGCTGCTGCATGCAGCGGATGCCTATTTCTATCCACGTGCGCCGGAGGCGATGAACGGCGCGGCGGTGCGCCGCTTCCCGGTGGCGGTGGCGGACTTCGGTGATGCCGAGGCGACGCGCGTCTACTTCGATCTGGCCAGCGGCGATCCACTGCTGACCCTGGGGCATCGTGAGCGTGTCGGGCGCTGGCTGTTCTACTTCCTGCACAGCTGGGACCTGTCGGCGATGCTGCGGCAGGAGACGGCCCGGCTGGG harbors:
- a CDS encoding PepSY domain-containing protein — its product is MSLRSTAKRWTYLVHRWLGIGGCLLMLLWFVSGMVMLFVGYPKLTPGERLAALPVLGDAHGLLGLSALPAAVQAEPESVALTTLRGEPAYVVRSGSHVGAWSARTGQVLLPVSAQRAEASAAQFAGGPAFVGAMRVDEDRWTHSRALDAHRPLYRVEVGGARPGDLYVSSRTGEVVLDAPHVQQRWNYVGAWLHWLYFLRMQSVDPVWTWVVIVLSALCTVAAVSGIVVGVWRWRFAGHYRSGAKTPYVEPWMRWHHLIGLAAAAFVFTWIFSGLMSMNPLGVFSSTRAAINTAQYRGDAVAVNGALGEPAALLAAAHDGLFMPVEIQWRRIGGELFALLLDGQGDTRIVSADEGHLRMMQLLPVAWLQQKAQAMSAAPMHRFALLHAADAYFYPRAPEAMNGAAVRRFPVAVADFGDAEATRVYFDLASGDPLLTLGHRERVGRWLFYFLHSWDLSAMLRQETARLGVLLLLSTAGTALCATATVIGYRRLRMKVRRRRR